ACATAGAAATGTAGAAGACATGAGCAGGAGTATGCAATTtgacccctcaagcctgttctgccattcaatatgatcatggctaatcatcaaACTCAATACACTAACCCCACCCTTCCATTATATTCCttcatccctttagccacaagagccAAATCTACCTCCTTCCTGAAAACACAACGTTTTGGCCTCAGCTACtgtctgtggtagtgaattccacagacttactattctctgggtgaaaatattttGCCTCATATTCATCCCCTAAAAGATTTATACCTTATACTTACATTATGAAAcctgattctggactcccccatcaaaAGAATCATCTTTCCTGCAAATAGTccagttagaattttataggtttccatgagatctctcctcattcttctcaactccggTAAAATTTAATCCTAACTGACTTCATCTCTCCTCATACTTCAGTGCTGTAAACCCAAGAATCAGTTTGGCAAACATTCGCTGCACACCCTCTGTAGCAAAAACATCTTTTCTCAGAGAAGGAGAACAAAACTACACACATTATTTCAAGTGAGCCCTCACCAACCctttacaattgcagcaagatattTTCATTGCTGCACTCAAAATCTCTCACTATACAGGCCACCACAAAGTTTGCCACCAGTAAAGTTACTGCCTGTTCGTGCCTGCTGAACCTGCTCACTTATCATTGAAAGTAAGTGCACAGTAAGACACCGGGTTTCACTGAACATTCCCCTatctcaatttacagccattcaaataataatctgccttcctagttttgctaccaaagtagataacctcacatttatccacatcgtAATGTATCTACTATttgtttgcccactcactcaccctgTCCAAATCATTCTATGACATCTGTGCATTATCCTCACAGCTCTCCCTTCCACCCAACTTTGTTCCAGCTGCAAATTTTGAGATATCAGATTTAGTTCCCTTATCTAAATTATTAAGATTTGTTATGAATGGTTTTGGTCCTAATATGGATCATTACTGCATCCACTAGTCACTCCCTGCCATTCTATGTGGGCCTGGAACTTTATCCCTAGGCTCATTCTTAAAATGTTTTCTTGGAGAGATTATCTTCTAGCCCCTTCTGAGGAGCCAAAGAAACGTGAAGTAAGCTACAAAACAAAAGCAGAGTGAGATGGGTAGATTGAGCAAGAGACCCTTCAGCGAAATATTTTACGTTCTTCACGCCTTCCTTCAATCTTCAGGCGGGTTGGAGAGTACTGTAGAACCTTCGGTTTTCTCAAGAGTTCGGATTTGAGATTGACATTCAAAGTAACTGAAACGAAATGAACCTAATTTGACCAAAGCGTCACACACACCTTCCTCCCCAACCTTTCTCTTACGTTTGTCAGGTTTGCATTTCGATTTCAACCCTTAATATTTCGcttacttttatcttcttttatttCAAATGTAGCATGTATTTGCTAATTAAGCAGCTCGTGTTTCACTGCGAACTGACAAAAAAAAAACGGTGAACTACATGCACAGCTTTCGGACACTTGGAATAATTTGTTACCACATTAGTGTTTGACCACGCGTGTGACTTGGGACATTGCTCCCTTAAAACGCAGGTTTGTTTGGAAATCGTGCGGGAGCTCGGGTAAATAAAGCCTGCGATTTTTATACAAGGAGGAAAATAGCTCAATTAATTTTCTCCAACAGGGCTGAGTTTGCCTGTGGTTGTGGGTCCATTCCGAGTGTGAGGTGTTTACAGGTCGTAAAGAGATGGAGTAGACGGAGAAGCAGATTTCCCCCTGGACCGtgtacgtctctctctctctctctctctgccgcagCTGCTTGTTGCTGGAACTCGGAATTCAGTTCGGGAGTTACATTATTTCGGGTCAGCGGCGTTCATCCTTTTTTAAATGTGAGGCTCCAGCGGCCACATCCTGAGCCGGATCGGCCAGGCAGCGCGTCCCCACGTCGGCAGCTCCGAGCTTTGCCCGCCAAAGTCCCTTCAAATAGCGGCGACTCTTCAGGTATGGAAAACACTCTTGGGTTTTCCTCAATTATAGTGACCCGTCCGACACaacagtttatttttttttaaaaacacaaaatgACTGACTAACACGCAGGTAACTAGTTCTGACTTTTATTAGTTTGTTGCCAGACACTTAAAATCAGCGGATTGTTTGAAAACTATGATTGATAAATATATGCAAGAGCGCATTgctgtttattttatttaaagTTTGCGGTCGCTGTGTGTTTTGACTGTGTCTGGCTGGATTGTGTGTTAGCAACATCAGCAGCAACAGCTGCATTACACGCGATCCCAGGCTTCGCAGAGCGATCTTATCCTCTGCAAACAGGGTAcgtcaaataaaaaaaaaggaattaAAAACAATAACAAGATATGGTCAGGATACGGTCGGCGTTGCCGGTCTGGATGTTGCTGCAGCTCCTCTGTAGCTCGCTGGCGGCAGTGAACCGCGCACCTCGCGAGCTGCTCGCCTCGATACAGTCAGATGCCACCAGGCGCTGTATTCTCCGACCGGAATCTCCCCCTCTGTACCAGCGCATTCCGACCTTCAGTAAATAGGCCACCACATTTTATGGATGCTCCAATTCTTGGGGCATGACATATACTGCTTTAGGTTCTGCTTTCGCCCTGATGTGTGGTAGCCTGAAAAGTATTAGCGACGTCGTGCAATTTGTGCCGCTCTCGAAGCAGCGTTGAGTGGAGGGGGGGTGAACAGGTTGGTTTTCTCATCTCACGACAATGCCCTGCTTGCTATACTCTCCTTGTGAAGCTTCAGATGGTCTTTAGTGACAGAAGTTGACAGACTCACTGAGAGTAATTGACACAAGGGAACTGTCACCTCCGTATTGCTCGGAAAATGAAGTTTGTTCATAAATAAAAGGTCAAATTCAACTTTGAAACTGAGTTTCAATCTTCAGGAATTCGCCCCTCACTTGACAATCGTTAACCTCACGCTGACTTTGTCAGATCCCCCACTTTAAAGTCACTAAAGATATAGCCCATCAATTCATAGATCTGATCACAAATACAGATGCTAAACTGATTACCAATTCCTTTGAAGTCTTGTTTAAATCACAAAGCATCTATGTGGTAAAGAAACAGCGTTAATTTATCGGGGTGTTTCCCTGGAAATAGTGAAAAACAGAGGAAATTTGTCTATTTTATCAAAGGCCAATTTATAACTGTTGCAGTGATTTATCTCAATTTGCTAATTTAATATTAAATCTTATATTTATTGAAACAAACAGGGAAAGTGTCACATATGAAGTAGCCATTTTGAACAGAAGTCTTGTTCAAGATGCATTATCAGATGACGAAGCTCCTTTAAAGCTGCCATACCAACGCTGTAAATAACTGTGCTCTTTTTGTCCTAGTGGGAGAAGTTGTGGCTGTGAGGAATGCCCTTAACAAATCCCTGTCATGGCCCCTGGGATTATCTACTCACCTGCGTTCACCTGGTGCCTGCTTTTCATCACTCtctgctgtccctgttctatgTCCCAGCCCCAAAAAGACACCACTGAAGGCCCTGAGCCACTGCCCACAGTCACTGGTGCTGCACCGACCTCTGAATATTCATACCCTGATTACAGGGGTAAAGGCTGCATGGATGAGAATGGTTTTGTGTATGAAATTGGAGAGGAGTTCACACCGGGTCCTGCTGCCTGCCCGTGTGTCTGCACTGAAGATGGTCCagtgtgtgtcaaacctgagtgCCCTAGTTTGCATCCTCGTTGTATTCGAGTGGACACCAGCCGTTGTTGCCCTGAATGCAAGGAAATGAAAAATTACTGTGAATTTCGGGAAAAGAAATATAAACAATTGGAGGAATTTGTGGTAAGAAAATGCTCCTACTTTCACATGGTATTTTGAACTTTGTACATTTAATCATAAAATGCTTTTTCTGTAATATTCTATTTTTGTTCCTCTTCACTTCTGCATTTAAAATTATATAATCTTAAATTCTCTTTTCTGTAAGGGATGTCTCAAACTGTGGTCAGGGTTTTGGCCAGTCTTGTACAAGTAGCCATTACTCATGTGTGAACGTTGACCATGAGTGCTTGAGGGCTAATCAATGAAGGAGTATGTTGTAGTTGACGCAATCTATTTTCAGGCAACATCCCAAAATGTGCTATCCGGGGATGTCAAGTGGTAATGATGAATCCTGAGCGCATTTTGTTTTATGTGACAGAAGCAAAAATGACTTTTGCTTTGTGTCTATTATTGCACTATTTTAGAACGTTACAGTCTATGAATATACATAAAGATAGTCCATCGAATCAAATTAACCAATAATGATAGTCAGTTTACCATCTAAAATAGCAACAGAAAATATGCATAATTAATTGAAATTTTGGTCAGTACAAATGGTTTAGTTTCTGTATTTTATAAGCATGCATACATGTTTGAATAAAGCATTCTTTTACTGTAATCACAACTTGAATTTTAATATTTTATTGTGATACTTTCTGTACATGTTACCAAAAGGAATCATATTGTGCCCTCTGTTTGATTTGCTAATCCGCCTGTTATGCTCGGATTTTTTTTCTGGTTCATGATGGGAGCAGTTAACAAATGTATATTAGCATATGATTTCAAACAGCAACTCATCCAAGATTTTTAAAACCGTTTCATGGGATATGCCTATTGCTCGCAAAGGAAGTCTTTGTTTCCCATCTCTTAATGCTCATGAACTGAGTGCCTTGCTTGATTATTTCAGAGGATAGTTGAATCATCCACATTcaatggatctggagtcacataatgGCTATACCAGGAAAAGATGACAcattcattccctaaaggacatcagtgaaccacaTGGATCTCTATGACAAGCAGTAATACTTTCATAGCATTGCTAACACTAAGTTCCAATAGTTACTGTGGTGTTATTTCAAACTATGTTCGAGCTTGAAATTCTGAATTACTAAGCTGATACTATTACAACTACTTCACCATTGCCCTCAGGAGATGTACAAGCAGGCAAAAATAATTTTAGGTGCCAAATACTCTGTATCACTTAATTTATCAATTGTTAAGTGTCATAGTGGATGTGAGATATGAATGGTTGATAGTTTAAAATTTTATACTTTTATTGTCCCCTCTTGGATTTCTTTTGAATATTTCATAGAGTGAAAATTGTAGAAGTGTTAAGACacggaaggaggccatttggtccattgtacCTGCACTGGCTCTTCAAATGAGTATCATTACCTTCTactaatttcctgctttctccatgTACCCTTGCACACAATTTTGATCAACATGCTCATTCATTATGTTCTTGGATGCCTCAATTGAATTTGACTTCACCACAATTCCAGGCAGTGCTATATCCTAATGACCTGGTTTGTGAAAAATGTTTTTTCTcatcacatttgctattttccaaatCACGTTGAATCTTTGCCTTTTGGTTTTTTGATCTTTTTACAAAAGGGAACAATTTCTCCCTATCTACCATAGCAATCCTGCTCATGATTctgaaaacctctatcaaatctcctcttatcTTTCTCTACAAGGAGAATGGCCCCAACATCTAACCTCCTAACAAAACTTGCTAATCCTTGGAAACATTTTTCAAATTCACTTCTGCACTCTcttcaatgcattcacatctttcctctaTTGAAGCAACCAGGACTGTATATAATACTCCAATTGAGGTCAAAGAAATGtcttatacaagttcaacatcaccttctTGCTCTTGTACAAATGTCACTGTTTATAAAGCCGAAGATACTTTATGTTTTATTAATTGTTCTCTGCTCTGTCACCTCCAGTGATCTGTCCACATATACAGTTGGGTCTCTTTGCTCCAGCACCTTGTTTGGATATGTAACACCTATTTGGTTTTGTCTGGcaatgttcttcctaccaaaatgcatcacttcacacgtCCCTTCATTGAGCCCAATCTAGCACCCATCAGCCACTCTGCAATTTGACTGTTCTTTTAGAGTTCTACACTTTCCTCATTActgtttacaattcttccaagctttatatcatttgcaaactttgaaattgtcacttgcacaccaagatctagatcattaatgtatgtgAGGAAATGTAAGGGTCCCAACATCAACTCCTGGAGGAGTCCACCAAAAATCTTCCTGCAGCTTGGAAAATACCTATTCACCATTACTCTATTTCTTATCACTAAGCCAATTTCATATCCACATTACTACTGTGTCTTTTATTCCATGACCCATAATTATCCTCACATGTCTGGTGTGACATTGTATCAAATACCTTATGGAATTCCACATACATATCAACAGAGTTACTGACAATAAGCCTTTCTGTTACCTCAAAAGCTCCAAGTTAGGCAGACATGATTTCCATGAAATCCATGTTACTGTTCCTAATTAACCCACATTTTTCTATGGTACTAATAATTCTATCCAGAATAATTGTTCTAGATGTTTCCTCACCACAGAAGTTAAACTGACAAGACCATAATATTTGCaattttagaccataagaccataagacatatgagcaacaattaggccattcggccaaacgagtctgctctgccattcaatcatggctggtaggtttcttaatcccattttcccactttctccctacaGCCTTTGATCTTGCCTTCTGGGATCCCCCAAGTTTAGGGAAGTCTGAAAAACTGTGGGCAGTGCCCCTGCAATCTCCATTCTCTATTTAGGATTTGAACTTCCAGATCTAAATTCCTCCTTATTAACAAGggttcaaaatcatgagtagTTAGTActtaaaatattttttttaaaagtaacaTCATTTGCTGTCACTGAGAAACATCATACTAATGGTTATTGACTTTGTTCATCACAAATAAGTTAACTGTTTTGTAAAAGATCTGATTTCATGTGGCATCTGCATCAATTTTGAGTGGTTGTTGGCCTGCGCTTTATGCATAACCATATCAAAGAGCTTAGTGTCAAGAAGCATATGCCTGGCATAAAATGCCTGCATTGTACAATAGAGTAGAATTGACTGTGAATTATGTGGTCAATGAACATCTTCCTGCTGTGGCCACAGCTAGAAACAGCTTAAAGTTAATGTCCATAGATGTTCATCTATCAAGTAGGGCCTGTCAAGATATCAGCCTCTATTTTGGGGGCCTCTTCAAAACAAAAGTCTTCAATGTCACGTTCAGGTATCAAACCTATTCATCTAGTCTTGTCTCTAGTTATTATTATGTAAATGTAACCTGTTGCTGTTGAACTGAAATTAGATAATTGGAAAACCTGTGAAGATATCTTCGAACTTAGATATCTTCAAGTTTTAAACAGTGCAATATATTGACCTAATGAGCTTTTGTAACAGGGATCATTCTGTACTCATGCTGACTGATGAAGCAATGTATGCTGCATGTACACTAATGAAGCACTTCACTGAAAGAAAGTAGATTATAAATGCATTACTTAGTTAACAGCTTGATAATAGATGTAGCTTACATTCATCCAAAATACATTATGCACAAGTTTCCTGAATCATCTTTTGTCCTGGTTTGAAGCCCATTGCCAAGATTCGGGTCAGATTTGCTGTAGAAATGGAAAACCGTGAATGTCCTTGCCTGTTTTTGCTGTGGATAGTA
The nucleotide sequence above comes from Chiloscyllium punctatum isolate Juve2018m chromosome 8, sChiPun1.3, whole genome shotgun sequence. Encoded proteins:
- the vwc2 gene encoding brorin, whose protein sequence is MAPGIIYSPAFTWCLLFITLCCPCSMSQPQKDTTEGPEPLPTVTGAAPTSEYSYPDYRGKGCMDENGFVYEIGEEFTPGPAACPCVCTEDGPVCVKPECPSLHPRCIRVDTSRCCPECKEMKNYCEFREKKYKQLEEFVVSPCEKCRCEPNGEVHCSVAECAEVECVDPVYEPDQCCPICKDGPNCFAGVTIIPAGREVKIDECTTCHCSYEDGTWRVDHQATCIKNDCKEI